The Calderihabitans maritimus DNA segment GTGGTTGATGCCCAATATGAATTACCGGTAGCCTTTACAGTGACAAAGGCCTCAACCAGCGACGTTAAAGAAGGGCACACCTTGATTGACCGGTTGGCTAAAGAACAGCCGGCCTTGGTAGAAAGATGCGAGGCCTTGCTGGCCGAC contains these protein-coding regions:
- a CDS encoding transposase gives rise to the protein VVDAQYELPVAFTVTKASTSDVKEGHTLIDRLAKEQPALVERCEALLADKAYDDTKLIVKLWDEHRIKPVIDIRNQWRDGEETRVLAGKDNVVYDY